The genomic stretch GGGTTTATCCTGTTGGGATTGCTGCTGGCAGCCAGGCAAGCCTGGCTCGGCCGCTCCCCGACACCCTGAACGCCTGCAAGGAATTGCTCTGCCCATGAATGCCGCAAAACGCCTGGAAATTTTCCGCAGGTTCCACGAAGACAATCCAGAACCGAAAACCGAGCTGGCCTATTCATCGCCCTTCGAACTGTTGATCGCAGTGATCCTCTCTGCGCAATCTACCGATGTCGGCGTCAATAAAGCCACGGCCAAGCTGTTCCCGGTAGCCAACACCCCGGCAGCGATTCATGCGCTCGGCGTCGAGGGCTTGTCCGAGTACATCAAGACTATCGGGCTGTACAACAGCAAGGCGAAGAATGTCATCGAGACCTGCCGCATGCTGGTGGAGCTGCATGGCGGTGAGGTGCCGCAAACCCGGGAAGAGCTTGAGGCACTGCCAGGAGTCGGCAGAAAGACTGCAAATGTGGTGCTGAACACGGCGTTCCGACAGTTGACCATGGCCGTCGACACCCATATTTTCCGGGTCAGTAACCGAACCGGTATTGCCCCCGGGAAGAATGTCGTCGAAGTCGAACACAAGCTGATGAAGTTTGTGCCCAAGCAATTTCT from Pseudomonas sp. S04 encodes the following:
- the nth gene encoding endonuclease III, encoding MNAAKRLEIFRRFHEDNPEPKTELAYSSPFELLIAVILSAQSTDVGVNKATAKLFPVANTPAAIHALGVEGLSEYIKTIGLYNSKAKNVIETCRMLVELHGGEVPQTREELEALPGVGRKTANVVLNTAFRQLTMAVDTHIFRVSNRTGIAPGKNVVEVEHKLMKFVPKQFLLDSHHWLILHGRYVCLARKPRCGSCRIEDLCEFKQKTSDD